The Stappia sp. genome window below encodes:
- a CDS encoding Trm112 family protein, translating into MTDQTVHELDRKLLELLVCPVTKTTLEYDAENQELISRVAKLAYPIRDGIPIMLPDEARKLEG; encoded by the coding sequence ATGACGGACCAGACGGTGCATGAGCTCGACCGGAAGCTGCTGGAGCTTCTCGTGTGTCCGGTGACGAAGACCACGCTTGAGTATGACGCGGAAAATCAGGAGCTGATCTCCCGCGTGGCCAAGCTCGCCTATCCCATCCGCGACGGCATTCCGATCATGCTGCCCGACGAGGCACGCAAGCTCGAGGGCTGA
- a CDS encoding threonine/serine dehydratase, with the protein MTVTRTDIEAAAARIAGHVRRTPVIESGAGSFGLDRSLSLKLELLQHSGSFKARGAFNTLLSQTVPAAGVAAASGGNHGAAVAHAARALGHAADIFVPETSSPTKIARIRASGAHLHVGGARYADAAEACARHRAATGAMDIHAYDAPATIAGQGTVALEWQEQVPDLDTVLIAVGGGGLVSGCAVWLHEAVKVIAVEPEGACALHAALSSGRPVDVPVESLAADSLGAKRCGDLVYELAAPRVAQSLVVSDEAIRDAQTRLWADVRIAAEPGGAAALAALTSGVYRPARDERVGVLVCGGNVALETIETR; encoded by the coding sequence ATGACCGTCACCCGCACCGACATCGAAGCCGCCGCCGCCCGCATCGCGGGTCATGTGCGCCGCACCCCCGTGATCGAGAGCGGCGCGGGCAGCTTCGGCCTGGACCGCTCGCTCTCCCTGAAGCTGGAACTGCTGCAGCACTCAGGCTCGTTCAAGGCGCGCGGGGCGTTCAACACGCTGCTGTCGCAGACCGTACCCGCCGCCGGCGTCGCCGCCGCCTCGGGCGGAAATCACGGCGCGGCGGTGGCCCATGCCGCGCGCGCGCTGGGGCATGCGGCCGACATCTTCGTGCCCGAAACCTCCAGCCCGACGAAGATCGCGCGCATTCGCGCATCGGGTGCGCATCTGCATGTCGGCGGCGCGCGCTATGCGGATGCGGCCGAGGCCTGCGCGCGCCACCGCGCGGCGACGGGCGCGATGGACATTCACGCCTATGACGCGCCGGCGACCATCGCCGGACAGGGCACCGTGGCGCTCGAATGGCAGGAGCAGGTTCCCGATCTCGACACCGTGCTGATCGCGGTCGGCGGCGGCGGGCTGGTGTCGGGCTGTGCCGTCTGGCTGCATGAGGCGGTCAAGGTGATCGCGGTCGAGCCGGAAGGCGCCTGCGCGCTGCACGCGGCCTTGAGTTCCGGCCGCCCGGTCGACGTGCCGGTCGAAAGCCTGGCCGCCGACAGTCTCGGCGCCAAACGCTGCGGCGATCTGGTCTATGAGCTCGCCGCACCGCGCGTGGCGCAAAGCCTCGTCGTCTCCGACGAGGCGATCCGCGATGCCCAGACGCGGCTTTGGGCGGATGTGCGGATCGCGGCGGAACCGGGCGGCGCGGCCGCGCTGGCCGCACTCACCAGCGGGGTCTACCGGCCTGCCCGCGACGAACGCGTCGGCGTGCTGGTCTGCGGCGGAAACGTCGCGCTGGAGACCATCGAGACGCGCTGA
- a CDS encoding ATP-binding protein yields MVSRLFSFVGTRLPLLAAYALAGALVGLVLIHPAVLAIVWLEFRAIAPDPPSLPVFLSDRLLLFVIPRDVQMTLAFAGLGALVGLAFGALTRSYVEASQGLRFFREIHGEEIPALIAKGETADVEFKATMRWDVKEQRINKQLETVIAKTIAGFFNARGGRLLIGVADDGTVLGLEDDYATLRLPTRDGFEQTVTSIVAKFLGGDLNPALQTTFASIDGKDVCMILVQPAPRAVYLSDGGKLHFYVRSGNATRQLDLREAMDYARTRWP; encoded by the coding sequence ATGGTGTCCCGATTGTTCAGCTTCGTCGGCACCCGCCTGCCCCTGCTGGCGGCCTATGCGCTTGCCGGCGCGCTGGTCGGCCTGGTGCTGATCCACCCGGCGGTGCTCGCCATCGTCTGGCTGGAGTTCCGCGCGATCGCGCCGGACCCTCCTTCGCTGCCCGTCTTTCTCTCCGACCGCCTGCTGCTGTTCGTGATCCCGCGCGATGTGCAGATGACGCTTGCCTTCGCCGGTCTCGGCGCGCTGGTGGGCCTCGCCTTCGGCGCGCTCACCCGCTCCTACGTCGAGGCCTCGCAGGGCCTGCGCTTCTTCCGCGAGATTCACGGCGAGGAAATCCCCGCCCTGATCGCAAAGGGCGAGACCGCCGACGTCGAGTTCAAGGCGACCATGCGCTGGGACGTCAAGGAACAGCGCATCAACAAGCAGCTGGAAACGGTGATCGCCAAGACCATCGCCGGCTTCTTCAACGCGCGCGGCGGCCGGCTGCTGATCGGCGTCGCCGACGACGGCACCGTTCTGGGGCTGGAGGACGACTACGCCACCTTGCGCCTGCCGACCCGCGACGGCTTCGAGCAGACGGTGACGAGCATCGTCGCCAAATTCCTCGGCGGCGACCTGAACCCGGCCCTGCAGACGACCTTCGCCAGCATCGACGGCAAGGACGTGTGCATGATCCTCGTCCAGCCGGCGCCGCGCGCGGTCTATCTGAGCGACGGCGGCAAGCTGCATTTCTACGTGCGCAGCGGCAACGCCACGCGCCAGCTCGACCTGCGCGAGGCGATGGACTACGCCCGCACGCGCTGGCCGTGA
- the leuB gene encoding 3-isopropylmalate dehydrogenase: MTTHKLLLLPGDGIGPEIMEEVKKILAWFSARGTATFETEEGLVGGSAYDAHGQAISEDDMAKAMAADAVIFGAVGGPKWDGVPYDVRPEAGLLRLRKDMQLFANLRPAICYPALADASSLKRDVIEGLDILILRELTGGVYFGEPKEITDLGNGQKRAVDTQVYESYEIDRIARAAFELARTRRGKVTSMEKRNVMKSGVLWNEVVTQAHKDGYEDVELEHMLADAGGMQLVRWPKQFDVIVTDNLFGDMLSDVAAMLTGSLGMLPSASLGAPDPSTGKRKALYEPVHGSAPDIAGTGKANPIAMIASFAMALRYSFELVAEADMLEKAIARTLDKGLRTADIAAKGEATISTTQMGDAIVAELDALSA, encoded by the coding sequence ATGACCACGCACAAGCTTCTTCTCCTGCCCGGCGACGGCATCGGCCCGGAGATCATGGAGGAGGTGAAGAAGATCCTCGCGTGGTTCAGCGCGCGCGGCACCGCCACCTTCGAGACCGAGGAAGGTCTGGTCGGCGGCTCGGCCTATGACGCCCACGGGCAGGCGATCTCCGAAGACGACATGGCCAAGGCCATGGCGGCGGACGCGGTGATCTTCGGCGCCGTCGGCGGCCCGAAGTGGGACGGCGTGCCCTATGACGTGCGCCCGGAAGCGGGCCTCCTGCGCCTGCGCAAGGACATGCAGCTCTTCGCCAACCTGCGGCCGGCGATCTGCTATCCCGCGCTCGCCGATGCCTCCTCGCTCAAGCGCGACGTGATCGAGGGTCTCGACATCCTGATCCTGCGCGAGCTCACCGGCGGCGTCTATTTCGGCGAGCCGAAGGAAATCACCGATCTCGGCAACGGCCAGAAGCGCGCCGTGGACACGCAGGTCTATGAATCCTACGAGATCGACCGCATCGCGCGGGCCGCCTTCGAGCTGGCGCGCACCCGGCGCGGCAAGGTCACCTCGATGGAAAAGCGCAACGTCATGAAGTCGGGCGTTCTGTGGAACGAGGTCGTCACCCAGGCGCACAAGGACGGCTACGAGGACGTGGAGCTGGAACACATGCTGGCCGATGCCGGCGGCATGCAGCTGGTGCGCTGGCCCAAGCAGTTCGACGTGATCGTCACCGACAACCTCTTTGGCGACATGCTCTCCGACGTAGCCGCCATGCTCACCGGCTCGCTCGGCATGCTGCCCTCGGCCTCGCTCGGCGCCCCGGACCCGTCGACGGGCAAGCGCAAGGCGCTCTACGAGCCGGTGCACGGCTCCGCGCCGGACATCGCCGGCACGGGCAAGGCCAACCCGATCGCCATGATCGCGAGCTTCGCCATGGCGCTGCGCTATTCCTTCGAGCTGGTGGCGGAAGCCGACATGCTGGAAAAGGCGATCGCCCGGACGCTCGACAAGGGCCTGCGCACCGCCGACATCGCGGCCAAGGGCGAAGCGACCATCTCAACGACACAGATGGGCGACGCGATCGTCGCCGAACTCGACGCGCTCTCGGCCTGA
- a CDS encoding TSUP family transporter, protein MTALLSLLPPDLPVWAALALVGISFVTSAVTAALGLGGGMLLIAAMAQVMPVAALVPVHGAVQLGSNAGRALVLRSHIHWPAALWFCAGAVLGAGLGGALAVQLPADGLRLALGLFLLWVVWGPRPRFARMPHRAMAAAGALSTGLSMVFGATGPIGGAVLSALDLPRHGFVATQGVTALVMHLFKIVAFGLLGFAFVPWAGLIAAMIASGFLGTLAGTRVLGRMPEERFRAGFRLVMTALAAILVVRGALGLAP, encoded by the coding sequence GTGACCGCCCTTCTTTCCCTCTTGCCGCCGGACCTGCCGGTCTGGGCCGCACTCGCCCTCGTCGGGATCAGCTTCGTCACCTCGGCGGTGACCGCGGCACTTGGCCTCGGCGGCGGGATGCTGCTGATCGCGGCAATGGCGCAGGTCATGCCCGTCGCCGCGCTGGTGCCGGTGCACGGCGCGGTGCAGCTTGGCTCCAACGCCGGCCGGGCGCTGGTGCTGCGCTCCCACATTCACTGGCCGGCAGCACTTTGGTTCTGCGCGGGCGCGGTGCTCGGGGCCGGACTCGGCGGCGCGCTCGCGGTGCAATTGCCGGCCGACGGGCTGCGCCTGGCGCTGGGGCTGTTCCTGCTGTGGGTGGTCTGGGGGCCGCGTCCGCGGTTCGCGCGCATGCCGCACCGGGCCATGGCCGCCGCCGGGGCGCTCTCGACCGGGCTGAGCATGGTCTTCGGCGCCACCGGCCCGATCGGCGGCGCGGTGCTCTCCGCCCTCGATCTGCCGCGCCACGGCTTCGTCGCAACGCAAGGCGTGACGGCACTGGTCATGCATCTGTTCAAGATCGTGGCCTTCGGCCTGCTCGGCTTCGCCTTCGTGCCCTGGGCGGGGTTGATCGCGGCGATGATCGCCAGCGGCTTCCTGGGCACGCTCGCCGGCACTCGGGTCCTGGGGCGGATGCCGGAAGAGCGCTTTCGCGCGGGCTTCCGCCTTGTTATGACGGCGCTTGCCGCAATCCTGGTCGTGCGCGGCGCGCTGGGGCTTGCCCCCTGA